In one Umezawaea sp. Da 62-37 genomic region, the following are encoded:
- a CDS encoding non-ribosomal peptide synthetase: MTASQRGNWVARRLAPESSVFCAGQLIWLDGPVDPALFASSVSVVFAETDALRVRFGDDDGVPFQYVDSATALSTEIVDAGHGDDRIRVLAREQLTGPTATAGEPTTCSTLVRRENGTWAWILITNILLVDGYSISLFIRRVAEVYSAHQAGDSVPDRWFGSVHNVTNTNGHNDSSVEEDVAYWGGVLGIEYAGREDVEDLSGVFVSSSRPVVVPTADDTYSKVQQFARAARVSWTDSLIALWGVYTALVDGRDCVAVRVPLMLRDDRESLRTPSAISRAIPVVVEISPYHTFGNVLEVVASQLKASRRRTAVEDHQIARLWPGGQASYLTLPTINIRLFESMPRLGDVVAIPETISTGPVGSLDLAIYRHPETGIRLELSAGSATSDPLVHAEQFGRFLNVVLEGNLGQTLHDLSTGFTADPSWAQGETLDVASVTVDALVRQRVAADPDAVAIVADGVELTYGQFDARVNALAYLLVERGVRVGDRVAIAMTRSVDLVVALAAVLRAGAAYVPIDLGYPAERVEHILDNAAPGVVITDQYIAEVRRGLAAGQQAAPVLARPLNELDAAVVIFTSGTTGNPKGVALTHRALVNRLAWGQRVLDYSPDSVALSKSGVGFVDAVTELFGPMIAGARIVVVPAEVAQDPAVLLSTIARHRVTHLLTVPSLADVLVRHEDAPAALATIRSWVSSGEALTAGTANTMRTTAPQAVLHNFYGSTEVTGDGTAAVITDNTPIGAPVANTTARVLDTWLRPVPVGVAGELYLGGVQLADGYVARPALTADRFVADPFSDDGARLYRTGDVVRWNSLGQLEYLGRSDDQVKIRGYRIEPGEIRAVLERHPAVSGAAITALDHPAGGKYLAAYVTTAATEDAALVDTLREHLARSLPDYMMPTTLMLLDRFPVTANGKLDRRALPQPDLAAGAADGRAPQTATEITLAGVFRDVLHLDDNTDLGVDSDFFRLGGHSLLAARVVARANAQLDTALTLRDVFDHPRISELARIADTTTGTTETSGPRIGDLPRPALVPVSYGQQSLWFTEQIAGRSIYRTEIVLQAGVRLELDALTTAVRRVVARHEILRTILVPNEETSSLRQVVCAEPDDDTKVLEVEHVGPELLSDKIAQVAALPLDFTSEFGLKFHLLRHSDGDVLVAYGHHIVTDADSFGILVHELNKFYLEAAAGNHAEVAPLSIQYADFAVWQRHVLGSRKDPESRYQSDLRYWQDVLSDLPTETVLPLDQPREASEERTIRPATTSLTGDETAVVDEFLVEHKATPLQALIAAFSLALWDEGAGDAVPIGTPASLRDQPELQDLIGYFVNTVVVRADIDAATGFARTLLRCRDRMLEAADHKLVPFEHVVEAVNPPRQVGISPLFQVMAAYVDRGGDSGTASPLTNYASTTADGPLASQPALFDLVSSIERLDSGAFGMNLNAARELFSAETTSRLLRNTARFLVLGSRHPDLTVRQLAQIVRAGDAGRTKADNVGDIRRFHLPLDDFDIDLAPLWRAAIDHVSHALSGASLALRLAIGDSGAGELVAETGNPETLDAVREKLTELVTAYQAKIPMVVVTSARAGAGYKDDELAAVLDDPFWEDWVDRLADATATVLRRRGDSEASSAPAGRAVPADGTSPRSVVLTAVANALAGIAEGDLLVEFHESDGPLRTRSFPVLLDDGEVVGLSPERAVEYAALAGHPRFSRFFDDLPIPRIRVGVFRSQAELIAAGVGVPEDGLGIQVHVAGGELRVWVESADTVDVDTKALAAAITEEIGKAGVPALGHERRDAFTLRRADRVTLTPGEEESIRARYGHDARILPLAPLQRGLFYHLLRSRESDDHNTYVSQITRQITGDLDPERMTTSIAGAMERYPNLRAAFVPPGDVQVIPSGVEVPVRVIRSDEWGGLGVDVEQFLAAERGEPFDFEIPPLIRFTLFEHGRRAWTLVMSFEHILLDGWSINALFAEILSIYADDGYADRVRPASFRSYLDWVDDQDPAAAYRAWDGYLAELAGPTLLCPDFVDLGDAQSETGELHLDLSPAEAAMVFRTARDAEVTVGTLLQTAWGVALSRLTGSNDVVFGNTVSGRPPSLPDADRIIGLLFNTVPMRVTLPPFETTRRLLARVQSEQLHVIDHPQAALTQIQTNAGVPVLFDTLFVVQNVPLGKSAGNDAAGLQVVGAKVDDATHYPVTFAIDPEERDGAATVHVRLSYRRDVFDAPVAELLLKRYVQVLVSLTRQLDEPVGTLSALLPDETDPYTGIAADLVRDVEPVTVAELLHRQVRLSGSETALVAGDRVFTFAEFFAEVNRYGRLLLDEGVRPEHRVALLLPRDERTVIAMFAVFAIGAAYVPVDAELPDERINYMVEVAEPTVTLVTDREVDRLTGAVGKVVNLDSATTLDRLARIAADPITAEERGGQVSLDNLAYIIFTSGTTGRPKGVAVGYRGLTNMYFNHVEKIFDRVVDHQRGRRLKIAHTTSFSFDASWEQLFWLLNGHEVHVIDEEMRRDHQRLLAHYDEVRMDGFDVTPSYGQLLVEEGLLARDRPAGRSVSSDAPGVVFVSLGGEAVPDRLWQQLRGAPGVESYNLYGPTEYTINALGADLADSTDSSVGTPIFNTRAYILDENLQPALPGVAGELYLAGEGIARGYWGQSAMTAERFVACPWEPAERMYRTGDLARWNDAGMIDYLGRADEQIKIRGYRIEPDEIRDVAQEFPEVTRAEVVAFEHATGLQLAAYYSTAADLDISESLRDHLARYLPGYMVPAALVRVKSFPLTPTGKLDRRALPAADVAASGVSAGRALESETELAVAAIFRAVLDLDEGLVLGAANDFFRLGGHSLAAMRLASQMNRKFPVNTAMRDVITASTIGALSALVDKKMRPDADPEVDITAIATRFTQSPNGRTLFCAHPKFGASSMYSELAGHLPDGVGLVGIDDPAIIGLEIEFDDLDDLASTYADVIQGLQPAGPYELLGWSYGAHIMFAVARQLLSRGERVGPLVIVDAMPAGSENSTELLVRPGGAESMREEMRKAFGEEAFTELLADAKQLKAVETAGRRCDVLTSAPTRGTLDVEALVIASSATHAPRVAELGREDALGWDGHLTNFTFFVADDEDHQSILEPDSGLLKWGPLLTNLLDG; this comes from the coding sequence GCCGGTCAGTTGATCTGGCTGGACGGCCCGGTCGATCCGGCCCTGTTCGCGTCCTCGGTCAGTGTTGTTTTCGCGGAGACCGACGCGTTGCGGGTGCGTTTCGGTGACGACGACGGCGTCCCTTTCCAGTACGTCGACTCAGCCACGGCACTCTCGACGGAGATCGTCGACGCGGGCCATGGTGATGATCGGATCCGGGTGCTGGCCCGTGAGCAACTCACCGGACCGACGGCCACTGCCGGAGAGCCCACGACCTGCTCGACCCTGGTCCGTCGCGAGAACGGCACCTGGGCGTGGATCCTGATCACCAACATCCTGCTCGTCGACGGCTACAGCATTTCCCTGTTCATCCGCCGTGTGGCCGAGGTCTACTCCGCGCACCAGGCAGGCGATTCGGTTCCGGACCGCTGGTTCGGCAGCGTTCACAACGTCACGAACACCAATGGGCACAACGATTCCAGCGTCGAAGAAGACGTCGCGTACTGGGGCGGTGTCCTCGGGATCGAGTACGCGGGCCGCGAGGACGTGGAGGACTTGTCCGGGGTCTTCGTGTCTTCGAGTCGGCCGGTTGTCGTCCCGACAGCCGATGACACCTACTCGAAGGTTCAGCAGTTCGCGCGTGCCGCGCGGGTGTCCTGGACTGATTCCCTGATCGCGTTGTGGGGCGTGTACACGGCTCTGGTCGACGGTCGTGATTGCGTGGCGGTTCGGGTTCCGTTGATGTTGCGGGATGATCGCGAGTCGTTGAGGACACCGAGTGCGATCTCGAGGGCGATTCCGGTTGTCGTCGAGATCAGCCCGTACCACACCTTCGGGAATGTCCTGGAGGTCGTCGCGAGTCAGTTGAAGGCTTCCCGGCGTCGCACGGCTGTGGAAGATCATCAGATCGCGCGTCTGTGGCCGGGTGGCCAGGCCTCGTACCTCACGCTCCCGACGATCAACATCAGACTTTTCGAGTCGATGCCGCGCTTGGGCGACGTCGTTGCGATCCCTGAGACGATCAGCACCGGTCCGGTCGGGTCGCTCGATCTCGCGATCTACCGCCACCCCGAGACGGGAATCCGGTTGGAGCTGTCCGCAGGGTCCGCCACGAGCGATCCGCTCGTGCACGCCGAGCAGTTCGGCCGATTTCTCAACGTTGTCCTCGAGGGGAACCTTGGCCAGACCCTGCACGACCTGAGCACCGGATTCACCGCTGATCCGTCGTGGGCGCAGGGCGAGACGCTCGATGTCGCGTCGGTGACGGTGGATGCGTTGGTGCGCCAGCGGGTCGCGGCCGATCCGGACGCGGTCGCGATCGTCGCCGACGGCGTCGAACTCACCTACGGCCAGTTCGATGCACGGGTGAACGCGCTCGCTTACCTTCTGGTCGAGCGGGGCGTGCGGGTGGGGGACCGCGTCGCGATCGCGATGACGCGCTCGGTCGACCTGGTGGTGGCACTTGCCGCGGTGCTGCGTGCGGGAGCGGCCTATGTGCCGATCGACCTGGGGTATCCGGCGGAACGCGTCGAGCACATTCTCGACAACGCGGCACCCGGTGTCGTGATCACCGACCAGTACATCGCCGAAGTGCGGCGAGGGCTGGCCGCCGGTCAGCAGGCCGCCCCCGTTCTTGCCCGGCCGCTGAACGAGCTCGACGCTGCCGTGGTGATCTTCACATCGGGAACGACGGGCAACCCGAAGGGCGTGGCCCTCACGCACCGCGCACTCGTCAACCGCCTCGCATGGGGTCAGCGAGTTCTGGACTACAGCCCGGACAGTGTGGCGTTGTCGAAGAGCGGCGTGGGTTTCGTCGATGCTGTGACGGAGTTGTTCGGGCCGATGATCGCCGGTGCCCGGATCGTGGTCGTGCCCGCGGAAGTCGCGCAGGATCCGGCCGTTCTGCTCAGCACGATCGCCCGGCACCGCGTCACGCATCTGTTGACCGTGCCCAGCCTCGCCGATGTCCTCGTCCGCCACGAAGATGCGCCCGCAGCGCTGGCAACGATCCGGTCCTGGGTCTCCTCCGGTGAAGCGCTCACCGCGGGCACCGCGAACACCATGCGAACGACCGCGCCACAAGCGGTACTGCACAACTTCTACGGTTCGACCGAGGTCACCGGCGATGGCACGGCGGCCGTCATCACCGACAACACCCCGATCGGTGCACCGGTCGCGAACACGACAGCACGTGTTCTTGACACGTGGCTGCGCCCGGTGCCGGTCGGGGTGGCGGGGGAGCTTTACCTGGGCGGGGTGCAACTCGCGGATGGATATGTGGCTCGTCCGGCTCTGACCGCTGACCGATTCGTGGCTGATCCGTTCAGTGACGATGGCGCACGGCTGTACCGCACCGGTGATGTGGTGCGGTGGAACTCCCTGGGGCAGCTGGAATACCTCGGCCGCAGCGACGACCAGGTGAAGATTCGCGGCTACCGGATCGAACCCGGCGAAATCCGCGCCGTCCTCGAACGACACCCAGCAGTATCGGGTGCCGCCATCACCGCCTTGGACCACCCCGCCGGCGGGAAGTACCTCGCGGCCTACGTGACCACGGCAGCTACTGAGGACGCAGCGCTGGTCGACACCCTGCGCGAGCATCTTGCACGGTCGTTGCCGGACTACATGATGCCCACGACCTTGATGCTCCTGGACCGATTCCCCGTCACCGCCAACGGGAAGCTCGATCGCCGCGCGTTGCCGCAACCGGACCTCGCCGCGGGTGCGGCCGATGGCCGGGCACCGCAAACCGCCACCGAGATCACCCTCGCCGGTGTCTTCCGCGATGTGCTGCACCTCGACGACAACACCGATCTCGGCGTGGACAGCGACTTCTTCCGCCTGGGCGGGCACTCGCTGCTGGCCGCACGAGTAGTCGCGCGCGCCAACGCACAACTCGACACCGCGCTGACCCTCCGCGACGTCTTCGACCACCCCCGCATCAGCGAACTCGCCCGCATCGCCGACACCACCACCGGAACCACCGAGACGTCCGGCCCACGAATCGGCGACCTACCGCGCCCCGCCCTGGTGCCAGTCTCCTACGGGCAGCAATCACTCTGGTTCACGGAGCAGATCGCCGGGCGTTCGATCTACCGGACCGAAATCGTGCTGCAAGCAGGCGTGCGGCTCGAGCTGGACGCTTTGACAACGGCGGTACGTCGGGTGGTCGCTCGGCACGAGATCTTGCGCACGATCCTCGTGCCGAACGAGGAGACCTCGTCGCTCCGCCAAGTCGTCTGCGCGGAACCCGACGACGACACCAAGGTCCTGGAGGTCGAACACGTCGGTCCTGAGCTGCTCAGCGACAAGATCGCCCAGGTTGCCGCACTGCCACTCGACTTCACCTCCGAGTTCGGGCTGAAGTTCCACTTGTTGCGGCATTCCGATGGCGATGTGCTCGTGGCCTACGGGCATCACATCGTCACCGACGCGGATTCCTTCGGGATCCTCGTTCACGAGCTGAACAAGTTCTACCTCGAAGCGGCTGCCGGCAATCACGCCGAGGTCGCGCCCTTGTCGATCCAGTACGCCGACTTCGCGGTCTGGCAGCGACATGTGCTGGGCAGCCGGAAAGATCCGGAGTCCCGCTACCAATCGGACCTGCGGTACTGGCAGGACGTGCTGTCGGATCTCCCGACGGAAACCGTCCTACCCCTCGACCAGCCGCGCGAAGCATCCGAAGAACGAACCATCCGACCCGCCACCACGTCCCTCACCGGCGACGAGACGGCCGTGGTCGACGAATTCCTGGTCGAGCACAAGGCAACGCCGCTGCAGGCGTTGATCGCGGCATTCTCGTTGGCGCTCTGGGACGAAGGCGCCGGCGACGCGGTACCCATCGGCACCCCGGCCAGTTTGCGCGACCAGCCCGAGTTGCAGGACCTCATCGGGTACTTCGTGAACACCGTCGTGGTGCGCGCCGACATCGACGCCGCGACCGGGTTCGCGCGGACGCTGCTCCGTTGCCGCGATCGGATGCTCGAAGCCGCTGACCACAAGCTCGTTCCGTTCGAGCACGTCGTCGAGGCGGTGAACCCGCCGCGGCAGGTCGGGATCAGCCCGCTTTTCCAGGTGATGGCCGCCTACGTGGATCGCGGTGGGGATTCGGGCACGGCGTCGCCGCTCACCAACTACGCCTCGACCACCGCGGACGGCCCGCTGGCGTCCCAGCCCGCGCTGTTCGACCTCGTGTCGAGCATCGAAAGGCTCGACAGCGGGGCGTTCGGGATGAACCTGAACGCGGCCCGCGAGTTGTTCTCGGCGGAAACCACGTCGCGGTTGTTGCGGAACACAGCGCGCTTCCTCGTGCTCGGCTCCCGGCATCCGGATTTGACGGTCAGGCAACTCGCCCAGATCGTTCGTGCCGGCGACGCGGGCCGGACCAAGGCTGACAACGTCGGTGACATCCGCCGCTTCCACCTACCGCTTGACGATTTCGACATCGACCTGGCTCCGCTCTGGCGGGCGGCGATCGACCACGTCAGCCACGCCCTGTCGGGAGCAAGCCTCGCCCTGCGACTGGCGATCGGCGACAGCGGTGCCGGTGAACTGGTCGCCGAGACCGGCAATCCCGAGACGCTGGACGCGGTCCGGGAGAAGCTCACCGAGCTGGTCACCGCGTACCAGGCCAAGATTCCGATGGTCGTCGTCACGTCCGCACGGGCCGGGGCTGGGTACAAGGACGACGAACTGGCGGCCGTCCTCGACGATCCGTTCTGGGAGGACTGGGTGGATCGGCTCGCTGACGCGACCGCCACCGTGCTGCGGCGACGAGGCGACTCGGAAGCGTCAAGCGCCCCGGCTGGACGAGCGGTTCCCGCCGATGGGACTTCCCCGCGGTCCGTTGTGCTGACGGCCGTGGCCAATGCCTTGGCCGGGATCGCCGAAGGTGATCTGCTCGTGGAGTTCCACGAGTCCGACGGTCCACTGAGGACTCGTAGCTTCCCCGTGCTGCTCGACGACGGCGAAGTCGTCGGACTGAGCCCGGAGCGAGCGGTCGAGTACGCCGCGCTGGCCGGACACCCCCGGTTCAGCCGCTTCTTCGACGATCTGCCGATCCCGAGGATCCGCGTGGGGGTGTTCCGCAGCCAAGCGGAGCTGATCGCCGCGGGTGTCGGCGTACCGGAGGACGGACTCGGCATCCAGGTCCACGTCGCGGGTGGTGAACTCCGCGTCTGGGTGGAGTCGGCGGACACCGTTGACGTCGACACGAAGGCGCTGGCCGCCGCCATCACCGAAGAGATCGGCAAAGCCGGAGTCCCTGCCCTCGGCCACGAACGTCGGGACGCGTTCACGCTGCGTCGCGCGGACCGGGTCACGTTGACGCCCGGCGAAGAAGAATCCATCCGAGCCCGCTACGGGCACGACGCCCGGATCCTTCCGCTTGCCCCGCTGCAACGCGGATTGTTCTACCACCTGCTGCGGTCGCGGGAATCCGACGACCACAACACCTACGTCTCGCAGATCACCCGGCAGATCACGGGAGATCTCGATCCCGAGCGGATGACGACGTCCATCGCCGGCGCGATGGAGCGGTACCCCAACCTCCGGGCGGCGTTCGTCCCGCCCGGCGACGTGCAGGTGATCCCGTCCGGCGTGGAAGTCCCCGTGCGGGTCATCCGATCGGACGAGTGGGGTGGCCTCGGGGTCGACGTGGAGCAATTCCTGGCGGCCGAGCGAGGTGAGCCGTTCGACTTCGAGATCCCGCCGTTGATCCGATTCACGCTGTTCGAACACGGCCGTCGAGCGTGGACGTTGGTCATGAGTTTCGAGCACATCCTGCTGGATGGCTGGTCCATCAACGCGCTGTTCGCCGAGATTCTCAGCATCTACGCCGATGACGGGTACGCCGATCGCGTGCGACCGGCGTCCTTCCGCTCCTACCTGGACTGGGTCGACGACCAGGATCCCGCTGCCGCCTATCGCGCCTGGGACGGCTACCTCGCGGAGCTGGCAGGCCCGACGTTGCTGTGCCCCGACTTCGTCGACCTCGGTGACGCGCAGAGCGAGACCGGTGAACTCCACCTCGACCTCAGCCCGGCGGAGGCCGCGATGGTGTTCCGCACCGCACGGGATGCCGAGGTCACGGTGGGCACCTTGCTGCAGACCGCCTGGGGGGTTGCGCTCAGCAGGCTCACCGGGAGCAATGACGTAGTCTTCGGCAACACGGTGTCCGGCAGGCCGCCGTCGTTGCCCGATGCCGACCGGATCATCGGGCTGCTGTTCAACACGGTCCCGATGCGGGTGACCCTGCCTCCGTTCGAAACGACTCGGCGGCTGCTCGCCCGTGTGCAGTCCGAGCAGTTGCACGTCATCGACCACCCGCAAGCCGCTCTGACGCAGATCCAGACCAACGCGGGCGTTCCCGTTCTGTTCGACACGCTGTTCGTGGTGCAGAACGTGCCACTGGGCAAGAGCGCCGGGAACGACGCAGCCGGGTTGCAGGTCGTCGGCGCGAAGGTCGATGACGCGACCCACTACCCGGTGACGTTCGCGATCGACCCGGAAGAACGCGACGGAGCGGCGACCGTGCACGTGCGCCTGTCCTACCGCCGGGACGTTTTCGACGCTCCGGTCGCGGAGCTGTTGCTCAAGCGCTACGTCCAGGTGCTCGTTTCCCTCACTCGCCAGCTCGACGAGCCAGTCGGCACGTTGTCCGCGCTGCTGCCGGACGAGACCGACCCGTACACCGGTATCGCCGCTGATCTCGTCCGCGACGTCGAACCGGTCACGGTCGCCGAGCTGCTGCACCGGCAGGTGCGGCTGTCCGGATCCGAAACCGCGCTGGTCGCCGGAGATCGCGTGTTCACCTTCGCGGAGTTCTTCGCCGAGGTGAACCGCTACGGCCGCCTGCTGCTCGACGAGGGGGTGCGCCCGGAGCACCGGGTCGCGCTGCTGCTGCCGCGCGACGAGCGCACGGTCATCGCGATGTTCGCGGTGTTCGCCATCGGAGCCGCCTACGTCCCGGTGGATGCTGAACTGCCGGACGAACGGATCAACTACATGGTCGAGGTCGCCGAACCGACCGTCACGCTGGTGACCGACCGCGAAGTGGATCGGCTCACCGGCGCCGTCGGCAAGGTGGTCAACCTGGATTCCGCGACGACGCTGGACCGCCTCGCGCGGATCGCCGCGGATCCGATCACGGCCGAGGAACGCGGCGGGCAGGTCTCGCTCGACAACCTCGCGTACATCATCTTCACCTCGGGAACCACGGGACGGCCAAAGGGCGTCGCCGTCGGCTACCGCGGGCTGACGAACATGTACTTCAACCACGTCGAGAAGATCTTCGACCGGGTGGTGGACCACCAGCGCGGGCGCCGGTTGAAGATCGCGCACACGACGTCCTTCTCCTTCGACGCCTCGTGGGAGCAGCTGTTCTGGCTGCTGAACGGCCACGAGGTGCACGTCATCGACGAGGAGATGCGCCGCGACCACCAGCGGCTGCTGGCGCACTACGACGAGGTCCGGATGGACGGGTTCGACGTGACCCCGTCCTACGGGCAACTCCTGGTCGAGGAAGGGCTGCTCGCACGAGACCGGCCGGCAGGCCGATCCGTGTCCTCCGACGCGCCCGGTGTCGTCTTCGTCTCCCTCGGCGGCGAGGCCGTCCCCGACCGGCTCTGGCAACAGCTGCGCGGCGCCCCCGGAGTCGAGTCGTACAACCTCTACGGGCCTACCGAGTACACCATCAACGCCCTTGGCGCCGACCTGGCCGACAGCACCGACTCGAGTGTCGGGACGCCGATCTTCAACACGCGGGCCTACATCCTCGATGAGAACCTGCAACCTGCCCTCCCCGGTGTCGCCGGGGAGCTCTACCTGGCGGGCGAGGGAATCGCGCGCGGGTACTGGGGCCAGTCCGCGATGACCGCCGAACGCTTCGTCGCCTGCCCGTGGGAACCCGCGGAACGCATGTACCGCACCGGGGATCTCGCCCGGTGGAACGACGCCGGGATGATCGACTACCTCGGTCGCGCCGACGAGCAGATCAAGATTCGCGGTTACCGCATCGAACCGGACGAGATCCGGGACGTGGCGCAGGAGTTCCCCGAGGTGACGCGCGCCGAAGTGGTCGCCTTCGAACACGCCACCGGGCTGCAACTGGCCGCCTACTACAGCACGGCCGCGGACCTCGACATCAGCGAGTCGTTGCGAGACCACCTGGCCAGGTACCTGCCCGGCTACATGGTCCCGGCAGCCCTCGTCCGGGTGAAGTCCTTCCCCCTCACCCCGACCGGGAAGCTGGATCGCCGGGCGTTGCCCGCGGCTGACGTGGCCGCGTCCGGGGTCAGCGCGGGCCGGGCACTCGAGTCGGAGACGGAGCTGGCGGTGGCCGCGATCTTCCGCGCTGTGCTCGACCTCGACGAGGGACTGGTCCTGGGCGCGGCGAACGACTTCTTCCGCCTTGGCGGGCATTCGCTCGCGGCCATGCGGCTGGCCTCGCAGATGAACCGCAAGTTCCCGGTGAACACGGCGATGCGGGACGTCATCACCGCTTCGACGATCGGCGCGCTGAGTGCGTTGGTGGACAAGAAGATGCGGCCGGACGCCGATCCCGAGGTCGACATCACCGCGATCGCGACCCGGTTCACCCAGTCCCCGAACGGCCGCACCCTGTTCTGCGCGCACCCGAAGTTCGGCGCCTCGTCCATGTACTCGGAACTGGCGGGGCACCTCCCGGACGGGGTCGGGCTGGTCGGGATCGACGATCCGGCGATCATCGGCCTGGAGATCGAGTTCGACGACCTCGACGACCTCGCCTCGACCTACGCCGACGTCATCCAGGGGTTGCAACCGGCCGGACCGTACGAACTGCTGGGTTGGTCGTACGGCGCGCACATCATGTTCGCCGTGGCGCGCCAGCTCCTCTCCCGAGGGGAACGCGTCGGCCCCCTGGTGATCGTGGACGCCATGCCCGCCGGTTCGGAGAACTCGACGGAGCTGCTCGTACGACCGGGAGGTGCCGAGTCGATGCGTGAGGAAATGCGGAAGGCCTTCGGCGAGGAGGCGTTCACCGAGTTGCTCGCCGACGCGAAGCAGCTCAAGGCCGTCGAGACGGCGGGCCGTCGTTGTGATGTCCTGACGTCCGCGCCGACGCGGGGCACTCTCGACGTCGAGGCGCTCGTGATCGCGTCATCCGCGACCCACGCGCCCCGAGTGGCGGAGCTGGGCCGCGAGGACGCGCTGGGATGGGACGGTCACTTGACCAACTTCACGTTCTTCGTCGCCGACGACGAAGACCACCAGTCCATCCTCGAGCCCGATTCCGGTCTGCTGAAGTGGGGCCCGCTGCTGACGAACCTGTTGGACGGCTGA
- a CDS encoding FAD-dependent monooxygenase, with translation MSNETTRVLVVGAGPVGMVCALALNRRGIPVTVLESEPAPVRDQRAATIHPSTLEMLDALGVTEKIRADSLLSSTYRFHDRPTGEVVAEFDLGRLKDEVRFPYVLQYEQYKLTAAIAEEYANESDFDVRFSHTVTGLTETASGVEVEYTSPAGAERMAAAYVVGCDGGRSTVRKLAGVDFEGFTYPERFIKIATSFDLRTVKPDLAFRNYFSDPDEWANVFKVRGETPEGLWRVILPIGHDEDDATALSPARVEQRLQKFLPKSGSYDVEYRNVYPVSQRVAATFRQGRVLLAGDSAHVNNPIGGMGMNGGIHDAVNLTEKLAKVIAGEAGDDLLDLYSRQRRHAAVNYVQAQTMANKRLLEERDPEVRRHNFDELRRTAEKFDTARAYMRRAALFDSLQDAAAIT, from the coding sequence GAACGAGACCACACGTGTCCTCGTCGTGGGCGCGGGCCCGGTCGGAATGGTCTGCGCGCTGGCGCTGAACCGGCGCGGTATCCCGGTGACCGTTCTCGAGTCCGAACCCGCGCCGGTGCGGGACCAGCGCGCGGCGACCATCCACCCGAGCACGCTGGAGATGCTCGACGCCCTGGGCGTCACCGAGAAGATCCGGGCCGACAGCCTGCTCTCGAGCACCTACCGCTTCCACGACCGGCCGACCGGAGAGGTCGTGGCGGAGTTCGACCTCGGCAGGCTCAAGGACGAGGTCCGGTTCCCGTACGTGCTGCAGTACGAGCAGTACAAGCTGACCGCCGCCATCGCCGAGGAGTACGCGAACGAATCCGACTTCGACGTGCGGTTCTCCCACACGGTGACCGGTCTGACCGAAACCGCGAGCGGCGTCGAGGTGGAGTACACCTCGCCCGCCGGCGCGGAACGCATGGCGGCGGCCTACGTCGTCGGCTGCGACGGTGGCCGATCGACGGTGCGCAAGCTCGCCGGCGTCGACTTCGAGGGGTTCACCTACCCGGAGCGGTTCATCAAGATCGCGACCAGCTTCGACCTCAGGACCGTCAAGCCGGATCTGGCGTTCCGCAACTACTTCTCCGACCCCGACGAGTGGGCCAACGTGTTCAAGGTGCGGGGGGAAACGCCCGAGGGGCTCTGGCGGGTGATCCTGCCGATCGGCCACGACGAGGACGACGCCACCGCGTTGTCGCCGGCGCGCGTCGAGCAGCGGTTGCAGAAGTTCTTGCCGAAGAGCGGCTCGTACGACGTCGAGTACCGCAACGTCTACCCGGTCAGCCAGCGCGTGGCCGCGACCTTCCGCCAGGGGCGCGTCCTGCTCGCCGGTGACAGCGCGCACGTGAACAACCCGATCGGCGGCATGGGGATGAACGGCGGCATCCACGACGCCGTCAACCTGACGGAGAAGCTCGCGAAGGTGATCGCCGGTGAGGCCGGCGACGACCTGCTCGACCTCTACAGCCGCCAGCGTCGCCATGCCGCGGTGAACTACGTGCAGGCCCAGACGATGGCCAACAAGCGGCTGTTGGAGGAACGCGACCCCGAGGTGCGTCGGCACAACTTCGACGAATTGCGCCGCACCGCCGAGAAGTTCGACACCGCGCGCGCCTACATGCGCCGCGCGGCCCTGTTCGACAGCCTGCAGGACGCTGCCGCCATCACCTGA